In the Candidatus Poribacteria bacterium genome, one interval contains:
- a CDS encoding type II toxin-antitoxin system VapC family toxin, whose protein sequence is MTTNSQKEDPRVYIDATIPSYLVSRPSRAVKTAERQRITRQFWQDIRFEFVLSNYVIAEISMGDSEQALHRQRAVEGLSLVIVQSSDRAFAQHLVDQGALPQIAFTDAVHIAVSAIRAIPYLATWNFAHLANPHTRPKIEQVCRNAGLAMPCIDTPATILEELSHV, encoded by the coding sequence ATGACAACTAATTCTCAAAAAGAGGACCCCCGGGTTTACATTGACGCAACGATTCCGAGTTACCTCGTCTCTAGACCCAGTCGTGCTGTCAAGACAGCGGAACGGCAAAGAATCACGCGGCAGTTTTGGCAGGACATCCGTTTTGAATTCGTTTTGTCCAACTATGTTATTGCCGAAATATCAATGGGGGATAGCGAGCAAGCATTACATAGGCAGAGAGCGGTTGAAGGGCTTAGCCTTGTGATTGTACAGAGTTCTGACCGAGCTTTTGCACAACATTTGGTTGATCAAGGAGCTCTTCCGCAAATTGCCTTTACGGATGCTGTCCATATAGCTGTTTCGGCAATACGCGCTATCCCATATTTAGCAACGTGGAATTTCGCGCACCTTGCAAACCCACATACAAGACCGAAAATTGAACAAGTTTGTCGCAACGCAGGTCTTGCAATGCCTTGCATCGACACCCCCGCGACAATATTGGA